In Capricornis sumatraensis isolate serow.1 chromosome 16, serow.2, whole genome shotgun sequence, a genomic segment contains:
- the LOC138092752 gene encoding cell growth-regulating nucleolar protein-like, whose protein sequence is MVFFTCNACGESVKKVQVEKHVALCRNCECLSCIDCSKDFWGDDYKNHVKCISEDQKYGGKGYEGKTHKGDVKQQAWIQKIHELIKRPNVSPKVRELLEKISGFDNVPRKRAKFQNWMKNSLKVHNESILEQVWNIFSKASSNEPVGKGPDQQPPEPVTKPCAENNTEGLPSKANSSMEEPAEAKKNKRERKAERQKNRKKEKKELRLENHQENTKSQKPKKCKAAQEAEQEAADGSSGMKSQRKKGKAVRAQDGAVDGGAEVGEQADAGPGKRKRKHSEVEADSKKKKIKLPENSEDGELENHEAPAKGKFNWKGTIKAVLKQAPDNEMTIKKLRNKVLAQYYAVKNEHHKSEEELLVIFNKKISKNPTLTLLKDKVKLLN, encoded by the coding sequence atggtattttttacaTGCAATGCATGTGGTGAATCAGTGAAGAAGGTACAAGTGGAAAAGCATGTGGCTCTTTGCCGAAACTGCGAATGTCTTTCCTGCATCGACTGCAGCAAAGACTTCTGGGGTGATGACTATAAAAACCATGTGAAATGCATAAGCGAAGATCAGAAGTATGGTGGCAAAGGGTATGAAGGCAAAACCCACAAAGGCGATGTTAAACAGCAGGCTTGGATTCAGAAAATTCATGAATTAATAAAAAGACCCAATGTCAGCCCCAAAGTGAGGGAACTGTTAGAGAAAATTAGTGGTTTTGACAACGTTCCCAGGAAAAGGGCAAAATTTCAGAATTGGATGAAGAACAGCTTAAAAGTTCATAATGAATCTATCCTGGAGCAggtgtggaatatcttttccaaAGCTTCCAGCAATGAACCCGTCGGTAAGGGGCCAGATCAGCAGCCACCAGAGCCAGTGACCAAGCCATGTGCAGAGAACAACACCGAGGGCCTGCCCTCCAAAGCAAACAGCAGCATGGAAGAGCCAGCAGAGGCCAAGAAGaataagagagaaaggaaggcagaACGGcagaagaataggaaaaaagaaaagaaagaactaagACTAGAAAACCACCAGGagaacacaaagagtcagaagccTAAAAAGTGCAAAGCGGCACAGGAGGCCGAGCAGGAGGCAGCTGATGGCTCCTCAGGGATGAAGAGCCAGAGGAAGAAGGGCAAGGCCGTGCGTGCCCAGGATGGGGCGGTGGATGGAGGCGCTGAGGTGGGGGAGCAGGCAGATGCTGGTCCAGGGAAAAGAAAGCGCAAGCACTCGGAAGTTGAAGCAGATTctaagaagaaaaagattaaGCTCCCAGAGAATTCTGAGGATGGAGAACTGGAAAACCATGAGGCTCCTGCTAAAGGTAAATTCAACTGGAAGGGAACTATTAAAGCAGTTCTGAAACAGGCCCCAGACAACGAAATGACAATCAAGAAGCTAAGGAACAAGGTTTTAGCTCAGTATTATGCAGTGAAGAATGAACATCACAAATCTGAAGAGGAACTCCTGGTCATCTTCAACAAGAAAATCAGCAAGAACCCCACCCTGACGTTATTGAAGGACAAGGTCAAGCTTTTAAattga